In the Scomber japonicus isolate fScoJap1 chromosome 18, fScoJap1.pri, whole genome shotgun sequence genome, one interval contains:
- the LOC128379326 gene encoding myosin heavy chain, fast skeletal muscle-like, with translation MSTDAEMAAYGPASIYLRKPEKERIEAQNAPFDAKTAYFVTDPEDMYVKGKLVKKEGGKATVETVAGKTVTVKEDDIHAMNPPKYDKIEDMAMMTHLNEPAVLFNLKERFASWMIYTYSGLFCVVVNPYKWLPVYDAQVVGAYRGKKRVEAPPHIFSISDNAYQFMLTDRENQSILITGESGAGKTVNTKRVIQYFATIAVTGSKKAEPIPGKMQGSLEDQIIAANPLLESYGNAKTVRNDNSSRFGKFIRIHFGTSGKLASADIETYLLEKSRVTFQLSAERSYHIFYQLMTGHKAELLEALLITTNPFDFHMVSQGEVTVKSIDDVEEFIATDNAIDILGFTGEEKLGMFKLTGAVMHHGNMKFKQKPREEQAEPDGTEEADKIAYLMGLNSADMLKALCFPRVKVGNEMVTKGQTVPQVNNSVMALCKSVYEKMFLWMVIRINEMLDTKQPRQFFIGVLDIAGFEIFDFNSFEQLCINFTNEKLQQFFNHHMFVLEQEEYKKEGIEWEFIDFGMDLAACIELIEKPMGIFSILEEECMFPKASDTTFKNKLHDQHLGKTQAFGKPKPKKGVPEAHFSLAHYAGVVDYNINGWLDKNKDPLNDSVIQLYQKSSNKLLCLLYASHSAADDGGGGGKKGKKKGASFQTVSALFRENLGKLMTNLRSTHPHFVRCLIPNETKTPGLMENSLVIHQLRCNGVLEGIRICRKGFPSRILYGDFKQRYKILNASVIPEGQFIDNKKASEKLLGSIDVDHTQYKFGHTKVFFKAGLLGTLEEMRDDKLGELVTMTQALCRGYIMRREYVKMTERRESIYTIQYNIRSFMNVKNWPWMTLYFKLKPLLKSAETEKELAQMKENYDKMKTDLATALAKKKELEEKMVSLLQEKNDLQLQVSSETENLSDAEERCEGLIKSKIQLEAKLKETTERLEDEEEVNAELTAKKRKLEDECSELKKDIDDLELTLAKVEKEKHATENKVKNLTEEMASQDECIAKLTKEKKSLQEAHQQTLDDLQAEEDKVNTLTKAKIKLEQQVDDLEGSLEQEKKLRMELERAKRKLEGDLKLAHESIMDLENDKQQSDEKIKKKEFEVSQLLNKIEDEQSLGAQLQKKIKELQARIEELEEEIEAERAARAKVEKQRADLSRELEEISERLEEAGGATAAQIEMNKKREAEFLKLRRDLEESTLQHESTSAALRKKQADTVAELGEQIDNLQRVKQKLEKEKSEYRMEIDDLSSNMEAVAKAKSNLEKMCRTLEDQLSEFKSKHEENIRQLNDINAQRARLSTENGEMSRQLEEKDAIVSQLTRSKQAYTQQIEELKRHLEEEVKAKNALAHGVQSARHDCDLLREQYEEEQEAKCELQRGMSKANSEVAQWRTKYETDAIQRTEELEEAKKKLAQRLQDAEESIEAVNSKCASLEKTKQRLQGEVEDLMIDVERANSLAANLDKKQRNFDKVLAEWKQKYEEGQSELEGAQKEARSLSTELFKMKNSYEEALDQLETMKRENKNLQQEISDLTEEISVTGKTIHELEKAKKTVETEKSELQTALEEAEGALEHEEAKILRVQLELNQIKGEVDRKLAEKDEEMEQIKRNSQRIIDAMQSTLDAEVRSRNDALRIKKKMEGDLNEMEIQLSHANRQAAEIQKQLRIVQGHLKDSQLQLDEAVRGHEEMKEQVAMVERRNGLMMAEIEELRAALEQTDRARKIAEQELTDASERVGLLHSQNTSLLNSKKKLDADLVQIQGEVEDSIQEARNAEEKAKKAITDAAMMAEELKKEQDTSAHLERMKKNLEITVKDLQHRLDEAENLALKGGKKQLQKLETRVRELENEVEAEQRRGADAVKGVRKYERRVKELTYQTEEDNKNVHRLQDLVDKLQLKVKAYKRQAEEAEEQANTHLSRSRKIQHELEEAQERADIAESQVNKLRAKSRDHHGKCREKFLGHKR, from the exons ATGAGCACAGATGCAGAGATGGCGGCCTACGGGCCTGCATCCATTTACCTCCGGAAGCCTGAGAAGGAGAGGATCGAGGCTCAAAATGCTCCATTTGATGCCAAAACTGCCTATTTTGTGACTGATCCTGAAGATATGTATGTCAAGGGTAAACTCGTCAAAAAAGAGGGTGGCAAAGCAACTGTTGAAACAGTCGCAGGAAAG ACTGTCACTGTAAAAGAGGATGATATCCATGCCATGAACCCTCCAAAGTATGATAAAATTGAGGACATGGCCATGATGACCCACCTCAACGAGCCTGCTGTGCTGTTTAACCTCAAAGAGCGTTTTGCATCATGGATGATCTAT ACTTACTCCGGCCTGTTCTGTGTCGTCGTGAACCCATACAAGTGGCTTCCTGTGTACGATGCCCAGGTTGTGGGAGCATACAGAGGCAAGAAGAGGGTTGAGGCACCACCTcacatcttctccatctctgaTAATGCCTATCAGTTCATGCTCACTG ATCGTGAGAACCAGTCTATCCTTATTAC CGGAGAATCCGGTGCAGGTAAGACTGTCAACACCAAGCGTGTGATCCAGTACTTTGCAACAATTGCAGTGACTGGATCCAAGAAGGCTGAGCCAATACCTGGCAAGATGCAG GGTTCACTGGAAGATCAAATCATTGCAGCCAACCCTCTGCTGGAGTCCTATGGTAATGCCAAGACTGTGAGGAATGACAACTCTTCTCGTTTT GGTAAATTCATCAGAATTCACTTTGGGACCTCGGGAAAACTGGCCTCAGCTGATATTGAAACAT ATCTGCTGGAGAAGTCCCGTGTCACCTTCCAGTTGTCTGCTGAGAGGAGCTACCATATCTTCTATCAGCTGATGACTGGCCACAAGGCAGAGCTCCTGG AGGCTCTTCTTATCACCACCAACCCCTTTGACTTCCATATGGTCAGTCAGGGTGAAGTGACTGTCAAGAGCATTGATGATGTGGAGGAGTTCATTGCAACAGAT AACGCTATTGACATCTTGGGTTTCACTGGTGAGGAGAAGCTTGGCATGTTCAAGCTGACTGGTGCTGTGATGCATCATGGCAAcatgaaattcaagcagaagcCGCGTGAGGAGCAGGCTGAACCTGATGGCACAGAGG AGGCTGATAAAATCGCCTACCTCATGGGCCTGAATTCAGCTGATATGCTGAAAGCTCTGTGCTTCCCCAGAGTCAAGGTCGGAAACGAGATGGTGACCAAAGGTCAAACTGTCCCACAG GTCAACAATTCTGTCATGGCTCTGTGTAAGTCTgtctatgagaaaatgttcTTGTGGATGGTCATCCGTATCAATGAGATGCTGGACACAAAGCAGCCAAGACAATTCTTCATTGGAGTGTTGGATATCGCTGGATTTGAGATCTTTGAT TTCAATAGTTTTGAGCAACTCTGCATCAACTTCACAAATGAGAAACTGCAACAGTTCTTCAACCATCACATGTTTGTCCTGGAGCAAGAGGAgtacaagaaagaaggaattgAATGGGAGTTCATTGACTTTGGTATGGACTTGGCTGCCTGCATTGAGCTTATCGAGAAG cCAATGGGCATCTTCTCCATCCTTGAAGAGGAGTGCATGTTCCCCAAGGCCTCTGACACAACTTTCAAAAACAAGCTGCATGATCAGCATCTTGGTAAGACCCAGGCTTTTGGGAAGCCAAAGCCTAAAAAGGGTGTGCCTGAGGCTCACTTCTCCCTAGCTCACTATGCTGGTGTAGTGGACTACAATATCAATGGCTGGTTGGACAAGAACAAGGATCCCCTGAATGACTCAGTCATCCAGCTCTACCAGAAGTCTTCAAACAAGCTGCTTTGTCTTCTGTATGCAAGCCATTCTGCAGCTGACG ATGGTGGCGGTGGCGGcaaaaagggaaagaagaaaggtgcTTCCTTCCAGACTGTGTCTGCTCTTTTCAGA GAGAACTTGGGCAAGCTGATGACCAACTTGAGGAGCACTCACCCTCATTTCGTCCGTTGCCTGATCCCCAATGAAACAAAGACCCCAG GTCTTATGGAGAATTCCTTGGTCATCCATCAGCTGAGGTGTAACGGCGTGCTGGAAGGCATAAGAATCTGCAGAAAAGGTTTCCCCAGCAGAATCCTCTACGGTGACTTCAAGCAGAG ATATAAAATATTGAATGCCAGTGTCATCCCTGAGGGACAATTCATTGACAACAAGAAAGCTTCAGAGAAGCTGCTTGGCTCCATTGATGTGGACCACACTCAGTACAAGTTTGGGCACACTAAG GTATTCTTCAAAGCTGGTCTGCTGGGAACcctggaggagatgagagatgacAAACTGGGTGAGCTGGTAACCATGACTCAGGCTCTCTGCAGGGGATACATCATGAGGAGAGAGTATGTGAAGATGACGGAGAGAAG AGAATCTATCTATACCATCCAGTACAATATCCGTTCattcatgaatgtgaaaaacTGGCCATGGATGACTCTGTACTTCAAGCTCAAACCACTTCTGAAGAGTGCCGAGACTGAGAAAGAGCTGGCCCAGATGAAGGAGAACTATGACAAGATGAAGACAGACCTGGCTACTGCTCTGGCCAAGaagaaggagctggaggagaaaatGGTTTCTCTGCTGCAGGAAAAGAATGACCTGCAACTGCAAGTGTCATCT GAAACTGAAAACCTCTCAGATGCTGAGGAAAGGTGTGAAGGTCTGATCAAGAGCAAGATCCAACTCGAGGCTAAACTCAAAGAGACAACCGAGAGActggaagatgaggaggaagtcAACGCTGAGCTAACTGCAAAGAAGAGGAAGCTGGAAGATGAGTGCTCCGAGCTGAAGAAAGATATTGATGACTTGGAGCTCACCTTGGCtaaagtggagaaggagaaacaTGCAACTGAAAACAAg GTGAAAAATCTGACAGAGGAGATGGCATCTCAAGATGAATGTATTGCCAAGTTAACCAAAGAGAAGAAATCCCTCCAAGAGGCTCACCAGCAAACACTGGATGACCTGCAGGCAGAGGAGGACAAAGTCAACACTCTGACCAAGGCCAAGATAAAACTGGAACAGCAAGTGGACGAT CTTGAGGGATCACTGGAGCAAGAGAAGAAGCTCCGTATGGAGCTTGAGAGAGCCAAAAGGAAGCTTGAGGGTGATCTGAAACTGGCCCACGAATCCATAATGGATCTGGAGAATGACAAGCAGCAATCTGATGAGAAAATCAAGAa GAAGGAGTTTGAGGTCAGCCAGCTGCTCAATAAGATTGAGGATGAACAGTCTCTTGGTGCACAGCTTCAGAAGAAGATCAAGGAACTCCAG GCTCGTATTGAGGAGTTGGAGGAAGAAATTGAGGCTGAGCGGGCTGCTCGGGCTAAGGTGGAGAAGCAGAGGGCTGATCTCTCCAGGGAACTTGAGGAGATCAGCGAGAGACTTGAGGAAGCTGGCGGAGCGACAGCCGCTCAGATCGAGATGAACAAGAAGCGTGAGGCTGAGTTCCTGAAGCTGCGCCGTGATCTCGAAGAGTCGACCCTGCAGCATGAATCTACCTCAGCAGCTCTCCGCAAGAAGCAGGCTGATACTGTCGCCGAGCTGGGAGAGCAGATTGACAACCTCCAGCGTGTCAAGCAGAAGctggaaaaagagaagagcGAGTACAGGATGGAGATTGACGACCTGTCCAGCAACATGGAGGCTGTAGCTAAAGCCAAA AGCAACttggaaaaaatgtgcagaactCTTGAAGACCAGCTGAGTGAGTTCAAGTCCAAACATGAAGAGAACATCCGCCAGCTGAATGACATTAATGCACAGAGGGCAAGACTCAGTACAGAGAATG gTGAAATGTCCCGTCAGCTCGAGGAGAAAGACGCTATTGTTTCCCAGCTGACCAGGAGCAAACAGGCTTACACTCAGCAGATTGAGGAACTCAAGAGGCATCttgaggaggaagtgaag GCCAAGAATGCCCTTGCCCATGGTGTTCAGTCCGCCCGCCATGACTGTGATCTGCTCAGAGAGCAgtatgaggaggagcaggaggctAAATGTGAGCTGCAGCGAGGAATGTCCAAGGCAAACAGCGAAGTAGCTCAGTGGAGAACCAAATACGAGACTGATGCTATCCAGCGCACTGAGGAGCTGGAGGAAGCCAA GAAAAAGCTCGCCCAGCGTCTGCAGGATGCTGAGGAGTCCATTGAGGCTGTAAACTCAAAGTGTGCCTCTCTGGAGAAGACCAAGCAGAGGCTACAGGGTGAAGTGGAGGACCTCATGATTGATGTAGAGAGAGCTAATTCTCTGGCTGCCAACCTGGACAAGAAGCAGAGGAACTTTGATAAG GTCCTTGCAGAATGGAAACAGAAGTATGAGGAGGGCCAGTCAGAGCTGGAAGGAGCCCAGAAGGAGGCTCGATCTCTCAGCACTGAACTGTTCAAGATGAAGAACTCCTACGAGGAGGCTCTGGATCAGCTGGAGAccatgaagagagagaacaagaaccTGCAAC AGGAGATCTCAGACCTGACTGAAGAGATTAGTGTGACTGGAAAGACTATCCACGAGCTGGAGAAAGCCAAGAAGACTGTGGAGACGGAGAAGTCTGAACTTCAGACAGCTCTGGAAGAAGCAGAG GGAGCACTGGAACATGAGGAAGCCAAGATTCTCCGTGTTCAGCTGGAGCTCAACCAGATCAAAGGTGAGGTAGACAGGAAGCTTGCAGAAAAAGACGAGGAGATGGAGCAGATCAAGAGGAACAGCCAAAGGATCATTGACGCCATGCAGAGCACTCTCGATGCTGAGGTCAGGAGCAGGAATGATGCCCTGAGaatcaagaagaagatggagggagacCTGAATGAGATGGAGATTCAGCTGAGCCACGCCAACAGACAGGCTGCTGAGATCCAGAAACAACTGAGGATTGTCCAGGGACATCTCAAG GATTCCCAACTGCAGCTTGATGAAGCTGTCAGAGGAcatgaagaaatgaaggagCAGGTTGCCATGGTGGAGCGCAGGAACGGCCTGATGATGGCTGAGATTGAGGAGCTGAGAGCCGCTctggagcagacagacagagcacGCAAAATTGCTGAACAGGAGTTGACTGATGCTAGTGAGCGTGTCGGACTGCTTCACTCACAG aACACCAGTCTTCTGAACTCCAAGAAGAAGCTGGATGCTGATCTCGTGCAAATTCAGGGTGAAGTGGAGGATTCAATTCAGGAAGCAAGAAATGCTGAGGAGAAAGCCAAAAAGGCCATCACTGAT GCTGCCATGATGGCCgaggagctgaagaaggagCAGGACACCAGCGCTCAcctggagaggatgaagaagaacctGGAGATCACAGTCAAGGACCTCCAGCACCGTCTGGATGAGGCTGAGAACCTCGCCTTGAAGGGTGGCAAGAAGCAGCTCCAGAAACTGGAAACAAGG GTGCGTGAGCTAGAAAATGAAGTTGAGGCCGAGCAGAGACGTGGAGCTGATGCTGTGAAAGGAGTCCGCAAATATGAAAGAAGAGTGAAGGAGCTGACCTACCAG ACTGAGGAGGACAATAAGAACGTGCACAGACTTCAGGATCTGGTAGATAAGCTGCAGCTCAAAGTCAAGGCTTACAAGAGACAAGCTGAAGAGGCT GAGGAGCAGGCCAACACTCACTTGTCCAGGTCCAGGAAGATCCAGCATGAGTTGGAGGAAGCTCAAGAGCGTGCTGACATCGCTGAGTCTCAGGTCAACAAGCTGAGAGCCAAGAGCCGCGATCATCATGGAAAG TGCAGAGAGAAGTTCCTTGGACACAAGCGTTag